A single window of Sporosarcina sp. Marseille-Q4943 DNA harbors:
- the addA gene encoding helicase-exonuclease AddAB subunit AddA: protein MMMNIPVKPADVTFTDAQWKAIWASGKDVLVSAAAGSGKTKVLITRMIEKVLSEHNPIDVDELLVVTFTNAAAAEMRHRMAEALEEAIAENPGSIHLRRQLSLLNKAQISTLHSFCLNVVRQYAYLIDIDPGFRIADSTEAALLRDDTIGEVLEDAYNADNPEAMYRLADSFTSDRNDQSIETLIDRLYDYSRVHPSPERWLRMIPMQYELDDDVTIDELDFIGPLKTAIRHTLEEAIHLTEDMKRIALMPEGPEPLAATADADLQWIREAKRRVEEGTWEETYAFFGSLTWVKAGTIRKNTCDEELAKRAKSLRDSVKKIVNSLKESYFTRTPKRLLDEIRLMAPMMHTLVELVIDFGKRYGEVKMDRGLVDFSDLEHFALQILAAEKDGELVPSDIAVDYLNRFAEVLVDEYQDVNLLQEAIIQLVKRGSEADGNLFMVGDVKQSIYRFRLAEPGLFLGKYNRFTSDDGENGLKIDLNANFRSRKEVLDATNFIFSQVMGERVGEVEYDEAAALKYGARYPEKETPAALTLLYEADEDDIEDEATELTGQSLKSSQAEARYMIRRIKELMASGAEVTDAFTDKRRPLEYRDIVILMRSMTWSGEIAEEFKLAGIPIYAELSRGYFEAIEVMIMLNTLRVIDNPYQDIPLASVLRAPFVGMTENELAQVRLAAKNKPFYEALKLFMATGGAGIAAETQVKLQRFFLMFEDWRNLARRGSLSELIWQVYADTHYYEMVGAMPNGKQRQANLRALHDRAIDYEKTSFRGLFRFLRFIDRMQKRGDDLGAARYVSETEDVVRIMTIHSSKGLEFPYVFVAGAGRQFNKMDFNEPYLFDQHFGLAVKAIDPELRITYTSLPFLAMKEKKELEMRAEEMRVLYVAMTRAKEHLELIATIKDIEKSIGSWQDAQLIEAGEMLPEYTRSRANGYLDWIGPAIARHPDFEKFGFMYGGRSVDDPSKWEITAYPVSSFLTMEEQEEETVDRPAPARTENVIDAEWSDEVKRRFDYVYPYMASVEKRSKQTVSDLKRVALLEREPDFDDFFSTKDDEVSTPYLHDRPAFMQSRALSGAEIGTAMHTIMQHVDLSKTHTVQDVDRFVTELTTRQLLTVEEANAVDVKAVVRFFETPLYKRMGGSPRMLKEVPFTYAFDANDGDHQILQGIADCLFEEKDGWVLLDYKTDRIRGRFRSDEEIQVEMQKRYGIQLSLYKKAIESIAGIPIKEMILYLFDGERIMHVQEESV from the coding sequence ATGATGATGAACATTCCAGTTAAACCGGCGGACGTGACGTTCACGGACGCCCAGTGGAAGGCGATATGGGCATCCGGGAAAGATGTGCTCGTCTCGGCTGCGGCCGGTTCCGGGAAGACGAAGGTGCTCATTACACGGATGATTGAGAAAGTGTTGAGCGAGCACAATCCGATCGATGTGGACGAATTGCTCGTCGTCACATTCACAAATGCCGCGGCTGCAGAAATGCGACACCGGATGGCAGAAGCATTGGAAGAGGCGATTGCCGAAAATCCTGGCTCCATCCATTTGAGAAGACAGTTAAGCCTATTGAATAAAGCGCAGATTTCCACATTGCACTCGTTCTGTCTAAACGTCGTCCGCCAATATGCATACTTGATCGACATCGATCCGGGGTTCCGCATCGCGGATAGCACGGAAGCAGCATTGCTGCGCGATGATACGATCGGTGAAGTGCTTGAGGATGCTTATAACGCAGACAATCCGGAAGCGATGTACCGGCTTGCAGACAGCTTCACATCGGACAGGAACGACCAGTCGATCGAGACGCTCATCGACAGGTTGTACGACTATTCGCGGGTGCATCCGTCACCAGAAAGATGGCTACGAATGATTCCTATGCAATATGAGTTGGATGACGATGTGACGATCGACGAACTCGATTTCATCGGCCCGTTGAAAACTGCGATCCGCCATACGCTTGAGGAAGCAATCCATCTGACAGAAGATATGAAGCGGATTGCATTAATGCCTGAAGGTCCCGAGCCGTTAGCTGCTACAGCTGATGCGGATCTGCAATGGATCCGGGAGGCGAAGCGGCGGGTAGAAGAAGGAACATGGGAAGAGACGTATGCGTTTTTCGGGTCGCTCACATGGGTGAAGGCGGGCACGATCCGGAAAAACACATGCGATGAGGAATTGGCGAAACGGGCGAAATCGCTCCGGGATTCCGTGAAGAAAATCGTCAATTCATTGAAAGAGTCGTATTTTACAAGGACACCGAAGCGTCTACTGGATGAAATCCGTCTCATGGCGCCGATGATGCATACGCTTGTCGAACTCGTCATCGATTTTGGGAAGCGGTACGGAGAAGTCAAGATGGACCGCGGACTCGTCGATTTCTCGGATCTTGAGCATTTCGCGCTGCAGATCCTTGCGGCGGAGAAGGACGGGGAGCTTGTGCCGTCCGATATCGCGGTCGATTATTTGAACAGGTTCGCGGAAGTCCTCGTCGATGAATACCAGGACGTCAATCTGCTACAAGAGGCGATCATTCAGCTCGTGAAGCGTGGCAGCGAGGCGGACGGGAATTTGTTTATGGTCGGTGACGTGAAACAATCGATTTATCGTTTTAGATTGGCGGAACCTGGGTTATTTCTTGGGAAATACAATCGATTTACGTCGGATGATGGAGAAAATGGTCTGAAAATCGATTTAAATGCCAACTTCCGAAGCCGGAAGGAAGTATTGGATGCGACGAATTTCATCTTCTCCCAAGTGATGGGGGAGCGGGTCGGCGAAGTCGAATACGATGAAGCCGCCGCTTTGAAATACGGCGCCCGTTATCCGGAAAAGGAAACGCCTGCCGCGTTGACGTTGTTATACGAGGCGGACGAAGATGATATCGAAGATGAGGCGACGGAGCTGACAGGGCAAAGCTTGAAAAGCTCTCAGGCAGAAGCAAGGTATATGATTCGGAGAATTAAAGAGTTGATGGCTTCGGGCGCAGAAGTGACAGATGCGTTCACGGATAAAAGGCGTCCTCTCGAATACCGGGATATCGTCATCCTTATGCGCTCGATGACGTGGTCAGGAGAAATCGCCGAAGAGTTCAAGCTTGCGGGCATCCCGATCTACGCGGAATTGTCGCGCGGCTATTTCGAGGCGATCGAAGTGATGATCATGCTCAACACGCTCCGTGTCATTGACAACCCGTATCAGGATATCCCGCTCGCGTCAGTCCTTCGTGCACCATTCGTCGGCATGACGGAAAACGAGTTGGCGCAAGTACGGCTCGCCGCAAAAAACAAGCCGTTTTACGAAGCGCTGAAACTGTTCATGGCGACAGGCGGAGCGGGAATTGCCGCGGAAACGCAAGTGAAATTGCAACGGTTCTTCCTCATGTTCGAGGACTGGCGCAATCTCGCTCGGCGGGGTTCGTTGTCGGAGCTCATTTGGCAAGTGTATGCCGATACGCATTACTATGAAATGGTTGGCGCGATGCCGAATGGGAAGCAAAGGCAAGCGAATTTGCGCGCGCTGCATGACCGAGCCATCGATTATGAGAAGACGTCCTTCCGCGGGCTTTTCCGTTTCCTTCGGTTCATCGACCGGATGCAGAAGCGTGGAGATGATCTCGGTGCTGCCCGTTACGTAAGTGAAACGGAGGATGTCGTCCGGATCATGACGATCCACTCGTCGAAAGGGCTTGAATTCCCGTACGTGTTCGTAGCGGGAGCAGGCAGGCAATTCAATAAGATGGACTTCAATGAACCTTATTTATTCGACCAGCATTTCGGCTTGGCGGTAAAGGCGATCGACCCGGAGCTGCGCATTACGTATACATCCCTTCCGTTTTTAGCGATGAAAGAGAAGAAGGAGCTCGAAATGCGGGCGGAGGAGATGCGCGTGCTCTACGTGGCGATGACGAGGGCGAAGGAGCATCTTGAATTGATTGCCACCATTAAAGATATTGAAAAGTCGATCGGCAGTTGGCAAGATGCGCAACTTATCGAGGCGGGCGAAATGCTTCCGGAATATACACGATCTCGTGCAAACGGCTATTTGGATTGGATCGGTCCTGCCATTGCACGCCATCCGGATTTCGAGAAATTCGGTTTCATGTATGGCGGCCGTTCCGTCGATGATCCGTCGAAGTGGGAAATAACGGCGTATCCTGTTTCTTCTTTCTTGACGATGGAAGAACAAGAGGAGGAAACCGTTGACAGACCGGCACCGGCGCGAACGGAGAATGTTATCGACGCAGAGTGGTCCGATGAAGTGAAGCGGAGATTCGACTATGTCTATCCGTACATGGCTAGCGTAGAGAAGCGTTCGAAGCAGACGGTGAGCGACTTGAAAAGGGTGGCGCTGCTCGAGAGGGAACCGGACTTTGACGACTTCTTCTCAACGAAGGATGATGAAGTGAGCACTCCTTATTTACATGACCGTCCTGCGTTCATGCAATCAAGGGCGCTGTCGGGGGCGGAAATCGGTACGGCGATGCATACGATCATGCAACATGTCGATCTGTCGAAGACGCATACAGTGCAAGACGTGGATCGGTTCGTCACCGAGTTGACGACACGCCAATTGTTGACGGTGGAAGAGGCGAATGCAGTCGACGTGAAAGCAGTCGTCCGATTTTTCGAGACGCCGCTGTACAAGAGGATGGGCGGATCTCCAAGGATGCTGAAGGAAGTGCCGTTCACGTATGCATTCGACGCAAATGACGGCGACCACCAAATCTTACAAGGGATCGCCGACTGCCTGTTCGAAGAAAAAGATGGCTGGGTGCTGCTTGACTATAAAACGGACAGAATCCGAGGAAGATTCAGATCCGATGAAGAGATTCAAGTTGAAATGCAAAAGCGGTACGGCATCCAATTGAGCCTTTACAAAAAAGCGATCGAATCGATTGCGGGAATACCAATAAAAGAAATGATCCTCTACTTGTTTGACGGGGAGAGGATTATGCATGTTCAGGAGGAATCTGTTTGA
- a CDS encoding DUF418 domain-containing protein, with protein MNATPTIGNRIESLDILRGFALLGIFIANMLTFHSPYFYIDPYTYFSTPSDMASYKLINLFVEASFYPIFAMMFGYGLNMQYEKAIANGKSYVPMMARRMAILMGIGLIHALFIWSGDVLFAYALMGFIMLAVVRVPKKWLLSIALIVYLLPTVLFIVGIYILTKLDPNQLMEGFVDIQQIELAITAYAHGTYGEALIFRMSEWLIIGLTNSFLGIFMVLPLIMLGAAFSKWNLFERAAEMKGRIAVVGIITLAAGIFIKSWPYIDGYEFYNRLIQQLIGGPILAIGYACVIILLCTLPIFRTIFRPIGKAGRLSLTTYLMQSIIATLLFYGYGFGLYGKVDLETGTMIAVGIFAIQVIFAELWLLKFRMGPFEWLWRKGTYGENMPKKEEKEQAL; from the coding sequence TTGAACGCAACACCTACGATTGGAAACCGCATTGAATCGTTGGATATACTGAGGGGCTTTGCGCTCCTCGGCATATTCATCGCGAATATGCTCACTTTCCATTCACCTTATTTTTATATAGATCCATATACTTATTTCAGCACGCCGAGTGATATGGCATCTTACAAGTTGATCAATCTATTTGTAGAAGCGAGTTTCTACCCGATTTTCGCAATGATGTTCGGATATGGTTTGAATATGCAATATGAAAAAGCGATAGCGAATGGGAAATCATACGTGCCGATGATGGCGAGACGAATGGCGATTCTCATGGGAATCGGCCTAATTCATGCGCTGTTCATCTGGTCGGGAGATGTTTTATTCGCGTATGCGCTTATGGGCTTCATCATGTTGGCGGTCGTCAGAGTTCCGAAAAAATGGCTTCTTTCGATAGCGCTTATCGTCTACTTGCTTCCGACTGTCCTGTTCATCGTCGGAATTTATATTTTGACGAAGCTTGACCCGAATCAGTTGATGGAAGGGTTTGTCGATATCCAGCAAATCGAATTGGCGATTACCGCATATGCGCATGGAACGTACGGCGAAGCGCTCATCTTCAGGATGTCGGAGTGGCTCATCATCGGCTTGACGAACTCGTTCTTAGGCATTTTCATGGTGCTGCCATTGATTATGCTCGGTGCCGCTTTCTCGAAGTGGAACCTGTTTGAACGCGCGGCTGAAATGAAAGGAAGAATTGCCGTTGTCGGCATTATTACATTAGCAGCCGGGATTTTCATTAAATCATGGCCGTATATCGATGGGTATGAATTTTACAATCGATTGATCCAGCAGCTGATCGGCGGCCCTATATTGGCGATTGGATATGCCTGCGTCATCATTCTGCTCTGTACGTTGCCTATTTTCCGGACGATCTTCCGGCCGATTGGGAAGGCGGGGCGATTGTCGTTGACGACGTACTTGATGCAGTCGATTATCGCGACGCTCCTCTTTTACGGCTACGGTTTCGGGCTCTATGGAAAAGTGGATTTGGAGACAGGTACGATGATTGCTGTCGGCATTTTTGCCATCCAAGTCATCTTCGCGGAGCTCTGGTTGTTGAAATTCCGGATGGGACCTTTCGAATGGCTTTGGCGGAAAGGGACGTATGGGGAAAACATGCCGAAAAAAGAGGAGAAAGAGCAAGCTTTGTAG
- a CDS encoding fumarylacetoacetate hydrolase family protein: MKLLSFRFEGKTLFGPKVKREEAVWDVKSIAEAFGETDFPSTIIEGIAGGLEFVEKVRKLAEQARNSENPEQFKYAFTDIEWLSPIPRTPKNILGVGKNYAEHAAEMGSEAPPEKLLIFTKSPTAIAADEQELSVHADLTDTLDYEGELAVVISKKGRNIPKQLAYDHVFGYTIANDITARNIQTGHKQFFLGKSLDGACPMGPYIVTKDEIPNAHNLSIVTKVNDEVRQNGNTSDMILKIDEVIAEISKFVTLEPGDVILTGTPAGVGKGMNPPTFLKAGDTVKISVEGIGTLVNRFV; the protein is encoded by the coding sequence ATGAAACTTTTATCGTTCCGGTTTGAAGGAAAAACATTATTCGGTCCGAAAGTGAAGAGAGAGGAAGCGGTCTGGGATGTGAAATCGATCGCTGAAGCGTTCGGCGAAACGGATTTCCCTTCAACAATCATCGAAGGCATCGCAGGAGGTTTGGAGTTTGTTGAGAAGGTGAGGAAACTTGCTGAGCAAGCTCGGAATAGTGAAAATCCGGAACAATTCAAGTATGCATTCACGGATATCGAATGGCTGTCCCCGATACCGCGCACACCGAAAAATATCCTCGGCGTAGGTAAGAACTATGCCGAACATGCCGCCGAAATGGGTTCAGAAGCGCCGCCTGAAAAATTGTTGATTTTCACGAAATCACCTACTGCGATCGCTGCAGATGAGCAGGAGCTTTCGGTGCACGCAGACCTTACGGATACCCTCGATTATGAAGGGGAATTAGCGGTCGTCATCAGCAAGAAAGGGCGCAATATCCCGAAGCAGCTCGCGTATGATCACGTATTCGGCTATACGATTGCGAATGATATAACGGCGAGAAATATCCAAACTGGGCATAAGCAGTTCTTCCTCGGTAAAAGCTTGGACGGCGCATGCCCGATGGGTCCTTATATCGTTACGAAGGACGAGATTCCTAATGCGCATAACTTATCGATTGTAACAAAAGTGAATGATGAAGTTCGTCAAAACGGAAATACATCTGACATGATCCTGAAGATCGACGAAGTGATTGCCGAAATCTCGAAATTTGTCACACTCGAGCCGGGAGACGTCATTTTGACAGGCACGCCTGCAGGGGTCGGAAAAGGGATGAACCCGCCGACATTCCTGAAAGCGGGCGATACGGTGAAGATTTCTGTCGAAGGCATTGGCACGCTCGTCAATCGCTTTGTATGA
- a CDS encoding YisL family protein, which yields MDFLSSTPHFHIFTWVVGIILFLVSAVMANGTKGKKITHMIARLFYVLILISGIALFIKGMDYGMGAEYGIKFLLGLLTIGMMEMVLVRSEKGKKVTTLWILFFVFLFATMFYGFKLPMGFEFF from the coding sequence TTGGACTTTTTATCAAGCACGCCCCATTTTCATATTTTCACATGGGTCGTAGGCATTATCCTTTTCCTCGTTTCGGCAGTGATGGCGAACGGAACGAAAGGGAAAAAGATTACTCATATGATTGCACGCTTATTTTACGTGCTCATCCTCATTTCAGGCATCGCGCTTTTCATTAAAGGGATGGACTATGGAATGGGTGCCGAATACGGCATTAAATTCCTGCTCGGCTTATTAACGATCGGAATGATGGAAATGGTTCTTGTACGTTCTGAAAAAGGGAAGAAAGTTACGACATTATGGATTTTGTTTTTCGTCTTCCTTTTCGCAACGATGTTCTACGGCTTCAAATTGCCGATGGGCTTTGAATTCTTTTAA